One window of Candidatus Mycobacterium wuenschmannii genomic DNA carries:
- a CDS encoding GuaB1 family IMP dehydrogenase-related protein: protein MRFLEGQRPAYDLTYDDVFIVPNHSDVASRFDVDLSTGDGSGTTIPVVVANMTAVAGRRMAETIARRGGIVVLPQDLPITAVQQTVDFVKSRDLVVDTPVTLEPEDSVSDALALISKRAHGAAVVTFEGRPIGLVTESCCEGVDRFARVRDIAITDFVTAPVGTNPREVFDRLEHAPVDVAVMTTPEGTVAGVLTKTGAIRAGIYSPAVDARGRLRVAAAVGINGDVVAKAQAVAEAGVDLVVVDTAHGHQVKAMDAIKSIASLDLGVPLVAGNVVSADGTRDLVNAGASIVKVGVGPGAMCTTRMMTGVGRPQFSAVIECASAARQLGAHVWADGGVRHPRDVALALAAGASNVMIGSWFAGTYESPGDLLRDRENKPYKESYGMASKRAVVARTAADSPFERARKALFEEGISTSRMALDPARGGVEDLLDHITSGVRSTCTYVGASTLAELHERVVVGIQSAAGFAEGHPLPFGW from the coding sequence ATGAGGTTCCTGGAGGGCCAGCGTCCCGCATACGACCTGACGTACGACGACGTCTTCATCGTCCCGAACCATTCGGACGTGGCGTCCCGCTTCGACGTGGACCTGTCGACCGGCGACGGATCGGGCACCACCATCCCGGTGGTCGTCGCCAACATGACCGCGGTGGCGGGTCGGCGGATGGCCGAGACGATCGCCCGTCGCGGCGGCATTGTCGTTCTGCCGCAAGACCTTCCGATCACTGCGGTGCAGCAGACGGTGGACTTCGTCAAAAGCCGCGACCTGGTCGTCGACACCCCGGTGACCCTCGAACCCGAGGACTCGGTGTCCGATGCGCTAGCGCTGATCTCCAAGCGGGCTCACGGCGCAGCGGTGGTGACATTCGAGGGCCGGCCGATCGGCCTGGTGACCGAGTCGTGTTGCGAGGGGGTCGACCGCTTCGCTCGAGTGCGTGACATTGCGATCACCGATTTCGTGACGGCGCCGGTGGGAACAAATCCGCGCGAAGTTTTCGACCGGCTGGAGCACGCCCCGGTCGACGTCGCGGTGATGACCACGCCCGAGGGCACTGTCGCGGGCGTGCTGACCAAGACGGGCGCGATCCGCGCGGGCATCTACTCGCCGGCCGTCGATGCGCGCGGCCGGTTACGGGTCGCGGCGGCGGTCGGCATCAACGGCGACGTGGTCGCCAAGGCGCAGGCGGTGGCCGAGGCCGGCGTCGACCTGGTCGTCGTCGACACCGCGCACGGCCATCAGGTCAAGGCCATGGACGCGATCAAGTCGATCGCGTCGCTGGATCTGGGCGTGCCCCTGGTCGCGGGCAACGTGGTGTCCGCCGACGGCACCCGCGACCTGGTCAATGCCGGCGCGTCGATCGTCAAGGTTGGAGTGGGGCCCGGCGCGATGTGCACAACCCGGATGATGACCGGCGTCGGCCGACCTCAGTTTTCCGCCGTCATCGAATGCGCTTCGGCGGCAAGGCAACTCGGTGCCCACGTGTGGGCCGACGGCGGCGTGCGGCATCCCCGCGACGTGGCGCTGGCGCTGGCGGCGGGAGCGTCCAACGTGATGATCGGGTCGTGGTTCGCCGGCACCTACGAGTCGCCGGGCGACTTGCTGCGCGACCGGGAGAACAAGCCGTACAAGGAGAGCTACGGCATGGCGTCCAAGCGCGCGGTGGTCGCGCGCACCGCTGCCGACAGCCCCTTCGAGCGGGCCCGCAAGGCGCTGTTCGAGGAGGGCATCTCGACGTCGCGGATGGCGCTGGACCCGGCGCGCGGCGGCGTGGAGGATCTGCTCGACCACATCACCTCCGGGGTCCGCAGCACTTGCACGTACGTCGGGGCGTCGACGCTGGCCGAACTGCACGAGCGGGTGGTGGTCGGAATTCAGTCCGCTGCGGGTTTCGCCGAGGGACATCCGCTGCCATTCGGGTGGTAA
- the gndA gene encoding NADP-dependent phosphogluconate dehydrogenase: MSSSNSTTGTAQIGVTGLAVMGSNLARNFASHGYTVALHNRSVSKTDALLKEHGDEGKFVRSESIAEFLDALEKPRRVIIMVKAGEPTDAVINELADAMEDGDIIIDGGNALYTDTIRREKAIRERGLHFVGAGISGGEEGALKGPSIMPGGPAESYKSLGPLLEEISAHVDGVPCCTHIGPDGAGHFVKMVHNGIEYSDMQLIGEAYQLLRDALGKTAPEIADVFAEWNKGDLDSFLIEITAEVLRQKDAKTGKPLVDVIVDEAEQKGTGRWTVKSALDLGVPVTGIAEAVFARALSGSVAQRKATTELASGKLGQKPSDAKQFTDDVSKALYASKIIAYAQGFNQIQAGSAEYDWGITPGDMATIWRGGCIIRAKFLNRIKDAFDENPDLPTLIAAPYFRDAIEAGVDSWRRVVVTATELGIPVPGFASALSYYDALRTERLPAALTQGLRDFFGAHTYGRTDEDPSKKFHTLWSADRSEVSA; this comes from the coding sequence ATGAGCTCGTCGAATTCCACGACCGGAACCGCGCAGATCGGCGTCACAGGCCTGGCGGTGATGGGCTCGAACCTCGCCCGTAATTTCGCCAGCCACGGTTACACCGTTGCGCTGCACAACCGGTCGGTCTCCAAGACCGACGCGCTGCTCAAGGAGCACGGCGACGAGGGTAAGTTCGTCCGCTCCGAGAGCATCGCGGAATTCCTCGACGCGCTGGAGAAGCCGCGTCGGGTGATCATCATGGTCAAGGCCGGCGAGCCGACCGACGCCGTCATCAACGAACTCGCTGACGCAATGGAAGACGGCGACATCATCATCGACGGCGGTAATGCCCTCTACACCGACACCATCCGCCGCGAGAAGGCGATCCGGGAGCGAGGACTGCACTTCGTCGGTGCCGGCATCTCCGGCGGCGAAGAGGGCGCGCTCAAGGGCCCGTCGATCATGCCCGGCGGCCCCGCCGAGTCCTACAAGTCGCTGGGCCCGCTGCTGGAGGAGATCTCCGCGCACGTCGACGGCGTCCCGTGCTGCACTCACATCGGCCCCGACGGCGCCGGCCACTTCGTGAAGATGGTGCACAACGGCATCGAGTACTCCGACATGCAGCTCATCGGCGAGGCCTACCAGTTGCTTCGCGACGCACTCGGAAAGACCGCACCCGAGATCGCCGACGTGTTCGCCGAATGGAACAAGGGCGACCTGGACAGCTTCCTGATCGAGATCACCGCCGAAGTGCTGCGCCAGAAAGACGCCAAGACGGGCAAGCCACTGGTCGATGTCATCGTCGACGAGGCCGAGCAGAAGGGCACCGGCCGCTGGACGGTGAAGTCGGCCCTCGACCTCGGGGTGCCGGTAACCGGTATCGCCGAGGCGGTGTTCGCCCGTGCGCTGTCCGGTTCGGTTGCCCAACGCAAGGCCACCACCGAGTTGGCATCCGGCAAGCTCGGCCAAAAGCCAAGCGACGCAAAGCAATTCACTGACGACGTGAGTAAGGCGCTGTACGCCTCGAAGATCATCGCCTACGCGCAGGGATTCAATCAGATTCAGGCCGGCAGCGCCGAATACGACTGGGGCATCACCCCGGGCGACATGGCCACCATCTGGCGGGGCGGGTGCATCATCCGGGCCAAGTTCCTCAACCGCATCAAGGACGCGTTCGACGAGAACCCCGACCTGCCCACGCTGATCGCCGCGCCGTACTTCCGTGACGCGATCGAGGCGGGCGTCGACAGTTGGCGACGAGTCGTGGTGACCGCCACCGAATTGGGTATTCCGGTCCCGGGTTTCGCCTCGGCGCTCTCCTACTACGACGCACTGCGCACCGAGCGACTGCCTGCCGCGCTCACCCAGGGTCTGCGGGACTTTTTCGGCGCACACACCTATGGACGGACTGATGAGGACCCGAGCAAGAAGTTCCACACCCTCTGGAGTGCAGACCGCAGCGAAGTCTCTGCCTAG
- a CDS encoding M56 family metallopeptidase, translating into MSGPAFTVLAVILVGPIPALLARASWPLRAPRAAMVLWQAIAVAAVLSAFSAGIAIASRLFVPGADGRPTASPAAEIGRLGWPLWLLDVAVFGLTLMIGARLLVAVVRVAVATRRRRAHHRMLVDLLGLSPDLLSARACTRGRDLRVLEVAQPLAYCLPGVRSRVVLSEGALDSLTEDEVAAILSHERAHLRARHDLVLEAFTAAHAAFPRFVRSASALDAVQLLAELLADDAAVRVAGRAPLARALVACASGRAPMGALAAGGSHTVLRVRRLSGSGNSVWVSTAAYLAAAAVLVVPTIALAIPWLTELHRLFTAA; encoded by the coding sequence ATGTCTGGGCCGGCCTTCACCGTACTTGCGGTGATTCTGGTCGGCCCGATCCCGGCCCTGCTGGCGCGAGCATCCTGGCCGCTGCGCGCTCCCCGCGCCGCGATGGTGCTCTGGCAGGCGATCGCTGTCGCCGCGGTGTTGTCGGCATTCAGTGCCGGGATCGCCATCGCAAGCCGGTTGTTCGTGCCGGGCGCTGACGGGCGCCCCACCGCCAGCCCAGCCGCCGAAATCGGTCGACTCGGTTGGCCGCTCTGGCTTCTCGATGTCGCGGTTTTTGGGCTCACCCTGATGATCGGTGCCCGGCTGTTGGTCGCCGTCGTGCGCGTCGCCGTGGCCACCCGGCGCCGGCGGGCCCATCACCGCATGCTGGTCGACCTGCTCGGCCTGTCGCCCGATCTGCTGTCGGCGCGGGCCTGCACCCGCGGCCGCGACCTGCGCGTGCTCGAAGTGGCTCAGCCGCTGGCGTATTGCCTGCCCGGGGTGCGTAGTCGCGTGGTGCTCAGCGAGGGCGCGCTCGACTCGCTGACCGAAGACGAGGTCGCCGCGATACTCAGTCATGAGCGTGCGCATCTGCGCGCCCGCCACGATCTGGTGCTCGAGGCGTTCACGGCAGCGCACGCCGCATTCCCCCGATTCGTCCGTAGCGCAAGCGCTTTGGACGCCGTGCAACTGCTGGCCGAGTTGCTGGCCGACGACGCCGCGGTCCGCGTTGCCGGTCGCGCTCCCCTGGCGCGCGCGTTGGTCGCGTGCGCTTCGGGTCGGGCGCCGATGGGCGCGCTGGCCGCCGGCGGCTCCCACACCGTGCTGCGGGTGCGACGGCTGTCCGGCAGCGGCAACAGCGTGTGGGTGTCCACGGCGGCCTACCTCGCTGCCGCGGCGGTCCTGGTGGTGCCGACGATCGCGCTGGCCATCCCCTGGCTCACCGAGTTGCACCGGCTGTTCACCGCCGCCTAG
- a CDS encoding BlaI/MecI/CopY family transcriptional regulator produces the protein MAKLTRLGDLERAVMDHLWSTPHPQTVRQVHEALSEQRDLAYTTVMTVLQRLAKKNLVSQIRDDRAHQYAPVHGRDELVAGLMVDALDQAADTGSRHAALVHFVERVGVEEADALRRALDELESGHRKPPSGGARPED, from the coding sequence ATGGCTAAGCTGACGCGGCTCGGGGATCTCGAGCGCGCGGTGATGGACCACCTCTGGTCGACTCCTCATCCGCAGACCGTCCGACAGGTCCACGAAGCGCTCTCTGAGCAGCGCGATCTGGCCTATACGACCGTCATGACCGTGCTTCAGCGGTTGGCCAAGAAAAATCTCGTCTCGCAGATTCGCGACGACCGCGCCCACCAGTACGCGCCCGTGCACGGCCGCGACGAACTGGTCGCCGGACTGATGGTCGATGCGCTCGACCAGGCCGCCGACACGGGCAGCCGGCACGCCGCTCTCGTGCACTTCGTCGAACGCGTCGGCGTCGAGGAGGCGGATGCGCTGCGGCGCGCGCTCGATGAATTGGAATCAGGCCATCGGAAACCCCCGTCTGGTGGCGCTCGGCCGGAGGACTGA
- a CDS encoding iron reductase, whose protein sequence is MTITIDDPLIAAMSIDRLLPLHDSSRRLRELYPQCPRVYGVAVLGDVSVRRWWPLTSALSTDRLKTMFDAAAIDMDRRSAARQLAATLVHTVIGRVVALVVLEARAWDTGLENLWVHVDSDGVIDWAGVVDPTVRVLPDDPCAAAGLGGGVVRLPSEAALTTWVAHRCHRTLEPLFARLHTVSGGALSVAAMWHIVGSMVVASATQVPQLAGADELAAMRRGQAVLDALVGFGLPVRGLSAARTRARGSSCEIRAALPMLLASSNE, encoded by the coding sequence GTGACGATAACGATCGACGACCCACTGATCGCGGCGATGTCCATTGACCGCTTGCTGCCGCTGCACGACTCCAGCCGACGGCTTCGCGAGCTTTATCCGCAGTGTCCGCGCGTCTACGGGGTCGCGGTGCTGGGCGACGTCTCAGTGCGCCGCTGGTGGCCGCTGACGTCCGCGCTGAGCACCGATCGCCTGAAGACGATGTTCGACGCGGCGGCGATCGACATGGATCGGCGAAGCGCCGCAAGGCAATTGGCGGCAACGCTGGTGCACACCGTGATCGGCCGGGTGGTCGCACTGGTGGTGCTGGAGGCCCGGGCGTGGGACACCGGCTTGGAGAACCTGTGGGTACACGTTGACTCCGACGGCGTCATCGACTGGGCCGGGGTCGTCGACCCCACGGTTCGCGTCCTGCCCGATGACCCGTGCGCCGCCGCCGGCCTGGGCGGCGGCGTGGTCCGTCTACCGAGCGAGGCAGCGCTGACGACATGGGTCGCCCACCGCTGCCATCGCACCTTGGAACCGCTGTTCGCCCGGCTGCACACGGTCAGTGGCGGAGCCCTGTCAGTCGCCGCGATGTGGCACATCGTCGGATCAATGGTGGTCGCATCGGCAACCCAGGTGCCGCAGCTGGCCGGCGCCGACGAGCTTGCCGCGATGCGTCGCGGTCAGGCGGTGCTCGACGCGCTTGTGGGGTTCGGCCTCCCGGTGCGCGGCCTGTCCGCGGCGCGGACACGCGCGAGGGGAAGCTCTTGCGAAATTAGGGCAGCCTTGCCTATGCTTCTGGCATCGAGCAATGAATGA
- a CDS encoding phthiotriol/phenolphthiotriol dimycocerosates methyltransferase, which translates to MTSTLQRYLKPIDPLPWLKLAMNKYWYPLITRRWESDDIVFLNWGYEEEPPLGLSLAPEDEPNRYSIQLYHRTAAQADLGGKKVLEISSGHGGGAAYLTRTFSPGSYTGLDFNPEGVAFAKKRHNLPGLDFVEGNAEAMPFADNSFDAIVNIEASHTYPHFDRFLPEVARVLRPGGDFLYADFRGYLEYDDWDAALAAMPMKMASKRDISKDVLRARDKSAEVFLDLNTRHIPKFLQGFGKMFAGAPGTLAYRQMQAGKASYRMYHFIKD; encoded by the coding sequence GTGACAAGCACCCTCCAGCGCTACCTCAAGCCCATCGACCCTCTGCCGTGGCTCAAGCTGGCCATGAACAAGTACTGGTACCCGTTGATCACCCGGCGGTGGGAAAGCGACGACATCGTCTTCCTCAACTGGGGCTACGAGGAAGAGCCGCCGCTGGGACTGTCGCTGGCGCCCGAGGATGAGCCCAACCGCTACTCCATCCAGCTCTACCACCGCACGGCCGCCCAGGCCGACCTCGGCGGCAAGAAGGTGCTGGAGATTAGCAGCGGCCACGGGGGTGGCGCTGCGTACCTGACCCGGACCTTCTCCCCGGGCTCCTACACCGGCCTCGACTTCAACCCCGAGGGCGTCGCGTTCGCCAAGAAGCGCCACAACCTGCCGGGGCTGGACTTCGTGGAGGGCAACGCCGAGGCGATGCCGTTCGCCGACAACTCTTTCGACGCCATCGTCAACATCGAGGCCTCGCACACCTATCCACACTTCGACCGGTTCCTCCCCGAGGTGGCGCGGGTGCTGCGCCCGGGCGGCGACTTCCTCTACGCCGACTTCCGCGGCTACCTGGAGTACGACGACTGGGACGCGGCGCTGGCCGCGATGCCGATGAAGATGGCCTCGAAGCGTGACATCAGCAAGGACGTGTTGCGCGCGCGGGACAAGAGCGCCGAGGTGTTCCTGGACCTGAACACTCGTCACATCCCGAAGTTCCTGCAGGGCTTCGGCAAAATGTTCGCCGGCGCACCCGGAACCCTGGCATACCGACAGATGCAGGCAGGTAAGGCGTCCTACCGGATGTACCACTTCATCAAAGACTGA
- a CDS encoding cytochrome P450, with translation MLTVTTDPVRLPPGTRLPKPVQGLWFLRDYHHMYGALSRRLGPVFRVNMPRLGHAIVIRDAALVKEVLNTSTDLVERATTGTASLGDGFGPGSTFALAGDELLERRKLILPQFHGKRMRSYEPIIEEEVLREIEGWPEGQEFETLPSMTTMTLGAILRAVFGAEGDTLDELYDLIPPMAEIVGVYLTLPSFLRRDLGSWSLGGRYMRYRRRFDAAIDALIAAARVDPALDERADVLALLVRARYENGEPISDQRISDEMLTLLVSGHETTAGSLGWTVERLIRHPELLTRLTEEVDAGGSELRQATISEVQRTRTVLDSTVRCTKARLRLGEWVVPKDTRLVLSLALVHDSDDVFDDAMSFNPDRFLGSAAKPRGWMPFGGGVNRCVGASLATMEMDITLRILLREFRFTPTDAPDERAHWRGIAYQPAQGARATVHRRSAKAAQDADSALMTDHSNT, from the coding sequence ATGCTGACGGTGACAACCGACCCGGTGCGCTTACCGCCGGGCACGCGACTCCCGAAACCTGTTCAGGGCCTGTGGTTCCTGCGCGACTACCACCACATGTACGGCGCTCTCAGTCGCCGCCTTGGCCCGGTTTTCCGGGTGAATATGCCGCGTCTGGGCCATGCGATTGTCATCAGGGACGCCGCCCTGGTCAAAGAGGTGCTGAACACCAGCACCGATCTGGTGGAACGCGCAACGACGGGAACCGCCAGCCTCGGCGACGGCTTCGGCCCTGGGTCGACGTTCGCCCTTGCCGGCGATGAGCTCCTCGAGCGGCGCAAGCTCATCCTCCCGCAGTTCCACGGCAAACGGATGCGCAGCTACGAGCCGATCATTGAAGAAGAGGTGCTGCGCGAGATCGAGGGCTGGCCCGAGGGGCAGGAATTCGAGACGTTGCCGTCGATGACGACGATGACACTTGGCGCGATCCTGCGTGCCGTGTTCGGCGCCGAGGGCGACACACTCGACGAGCTGTACGACTTGATCCCGCCCATGGCTGAGATCGTCGGTGTCTACCTGACCCTGCCGTCCTTCCTACGCCGCGATCTGGGTTCGTGGAGTCTCGGCGGGCGCTACATGCGGTACCGCCGCCGGTTCGACGCCGCGATCGATGCGCTGATCGCCGCCGCGCGGGTCGATCCCGCGCTGGACGAGCGCGCCGATGTGTTGGCGCTGCTGGTGCGGGCGCGTTACGAAAACGGCGAGCCGATCAGCGACCAGCGCATCTCCGACGAGATGCTCACCCTGCTGGTGTCCGGTCACGAGACCACCGCAGGATCGCTGGGTTGGACGGTCGAACGGCTGATCCGTCATCCGGAGTTGCTGACGCGGCTGACCGAAGAAGTCGACGCCGGCGGATCCGAACTGCGCCAGGCCACGATCTCGGAAGTCCAGCGCACCCGGACCGTCCTCGACTCCACCGTGCGGTGCACCAAGGCCCGCCTGCGCCTGGGCGAGTGGGTGGTGCCCAAGGACACCCGACTGGTACTGAGCCTCGCCCTGGTCCACGACTCCGACGACGTCTTCGACGACGCGATGTCGTTCAACCCGGACCGATTCCTCGGCAGTGCCGCCAAGCCGCGAGGGTGGATGCCGTTCGGCGGCGGGGTCAACCGGTGCGTCGGTGCGTCGCTGGCCACCATGGAAATGGACATCACGCTGCGCATCTTGTTGCGCGAATTCCGTTTCACGCCAACCGATGCGCCAGACGAGCGCGCACACTGGCGCGGGATCGCCTACCAGCCGGCACAGGGTGCACGCGCGACGGTCCACCGGCGATCCGCAAAGGCCGCACAAGACGCCGACTCGGCGCTGATGACCGATCACAGCAACACGTAA
- a CDS encoding phthiotriol/phenolphthiotriol dimycocerosates methyltransferase, translated as MTNQGIDMNPVATGSRRRYIKPLGSYAWFKKAINKYWYPFVTRRWDQDDVVFLNWGYEEDPPMGLPLSLDDEKNRYGIQLYHRTATQIDLAGKTVLEPSCGHGGGAAYVMTTLRPASYTGLDFNPHGVDFAKRRHSLPGLDFVHGDAEALPFPSESFDVVLNVEASHAYPHFERFLDEVVRVLRPGGHFLYVDFRGFLEYDEWDAALAALPLRMAARREINADVLRGLDNNAARHVELINKRLPLVLQPFGRLFAGAPDTLMYKELQRGRLSYRLHHFIKD; from the coding sequence ATGACGAACCAGGGCATCGACATGAATCCTGTGGCGACAGGCAGCCGCCGGCGGTACATCAAACCCCTCGGCAGTTACGCGTGGTTCAAAAAGGCGATCAACAAGTACTGGTATCCCTTTGTCACGCGGCGATGGGACCAGGACGACGTCGTGTTCCTCAACTGGGGCTACGAGGAAGACCCGCCGATGGGCCTGCCGCTGTCCCTCGACGACGAGAAGAACCGGTACGGCATCCAGCTCTACCACCGCACGGCGACGCAGATCGACCTTGCCGGCAAGACGGTACTGGAGCCCAGCTGCGGCCACGGCGGCGGCGCAGCCTACGTGATGACGACGCTGCGGCCTGCCTCCTACACCGGGCTCGACTTCAATCCGCACGGAGTGGATTTCGCGAAGCGGCGGCATTCCCTGCCTGGGCTGGACTTCGTGCACGGCGATGCCGAGGCCCTGCCCTTCCCGTCCGAGTCCTTCGACGTAGTGCTCAACGTCGAGGCCTCGCACGCCTACCCGCACTTCGAGCGGTTCCTCGACGAGGTCGTGCGGGTCCTGCGCCCTGGGGGCCACTTCCTTTATGTCGACTTCCGCGGCTTCCTCGAATACGACGAGTGGGATGCCGCCCTGGCGGCCCTGCCGTTACGGATGGCGGCCAGGCGCGAGATCAATGCCGACGTTCTGCGCGGGCTCGACAACAACGCGGCACGCCACGTCGAATTGATCAACAAGCGGCTGCCTCTCGTCTTGCAGCCCTTCGGGCGACTTTTCGCCGGCGCGCCGGACACGTTGATGTACAAAGAACTGCAACGAGGCCGGCTGTCCTATCGGCTGCACCACTTCATCAAGGACTGA
- a CDS encoding cytochrome P450: protein MATATSDPVRLPPRPRIPKLIQTAAFLTSSHAMFAGLARRYGSAVVRVNLPHNNDAVVVCDPVLAKDLLSTGSDLVERAPSGAGAIGAVFGPGSTFSLAGDAHRERRKLLTPPFRGTRMRGYERIIEDEVRREIGNWQQGREFATIEPMLRITLGAILRAVFGAGGPALEELREMVPPLITLGSMLAACPPMVQQDLGPWSPWGRFVRERRRFDAIIASLIAEARADSALEQRTDVLALLLQARYDNGEGISDEHVADELLTLLGSGHETTAASLAWTLERLSRHPALLAELTEEADAGGSELRQATIWEVQRTRPVLDGTTRRTKTRIRLGEWVLPAGTNIIVSIKLAHESENDFADAQSFNPHRFLGGAPKPAAWIPFGGGVNRCVGAAFANMELDVVLRMLLREFRFVTTDAPGEKARWRGVATVPSRGGRAMVYRRGASAPTSVGTLTAAGLR from the coding sequence ATGGCGACGGCGACGTCCGACCCGGTGCGGCTCCCGCCGCGTCCGCGAATTCCGAAGCTGATCCAAACCGCAGCCTTCTTGACCTCGAGCCACGCAATGTTTGCCGGTCTCGCTAGACGTTACGGCAGCGCAGTTGTGCGAGTGAATCTGCCGCACAATAACGACGCGGTCGTCGTCTGCGATCCGGTGTTGGCGAAAGATCTCCTTTCCACCGGTTCTGACCTGGTCGAACGCGCGCCGTCGGGCGCCGGCGCGATCGGCGCGGTGTTCGGGCCCGGCTCGACCTTCAGCCTGGCCGGCGACGCGCATCGCGAGCGCCGCAAGTTGTTGACTCCGCCGTTTCGCGGCACGCGGATGCGCGGCTACGAACGCATCATCGAAGACGAAGTGCGGCGTGAGATCGGCAACTGGCAGCAAGGCCGCGAGTTCGCGACGATCGAACCCATGCTCAGGATCACGCTCGGTGCGATCCTGCGTGCCGTGTTCGGCGCCGGTGGACCCGCATTGGAAGAACTGCGCGAAATGGTGCCGCCGCTGATCACGCTCGGCTCCATGCTCGCCGCCTGCCCGCCGATGGTTCAACAAGACCTCGGCCCGTGGAGTCCGTGGGGCCGGTTCGTGCGAGAGCGCCGGCGGTTCGACGCGATCATCGCCTCGTTGATCGCCGAGGCGCGCGCCGATTCCGCGCTCGAGCAGCGCACCGACGTCTTGGCGCTGCTTCTACAGGCTCGCTACGACAATGGCGAGGGCATCTCGGACGAGCACGTCGCCGACGAGCTGCTGACTCTGCTGGGGTCCGGTCACGAGACCACCGCCGCCTCCCTGGCGTGGACGCTGGAGCGGCTGAGCCGCCACCCGGCTCTGCTTGCCGAATTGACCGAGGAGGCCGACGCGGGTGGGTCGGAGTTGCGGCAGGCCACCATCTGGGAGGTGCAGCGCACCCGGCCCGTGCTCGACGGCACCACGCGACGGACCAAGACTCGAATCCGGTTGGGCGAGTGGGTCCTTCCAGCGGGGACGAACATCATCGTCAGCATCAAGCTCGCGCACGAGTCTGAAAACGACTTCGCCGACGCGCAGTCGTTCAACCCCCACCGTTTCCTGGGCGGGGCACCCAAACCGGCCGCCTGGATCCCCTTCGGTGGCGGCGTCAATCGCTGTGTCGGCGCGGCATTCGCCAACATGGAACTGGATGTAGTCCTGCGCATGTTGCTGCGTGAATTCCGCTTCGTCACGACCGACGCCCCCGGTGAGAAAGCCAGGTGGCGCGGTGTGGCGACCGTGCCGTCGCGAGGAGGTCGAGCAATGGTCTATCGGCGAGGTGCCAGCGCACCGACAAGTGTTGGCACGCTGACCGCGGCGGGCCTCCGATGA
- a CDS encoding PaaI family thioesterase, whose product MQPLPEAPFDKELGLTFTEITPDGTRAHLDVAPKLLQPMGIVHGGVWCSMVESLASVAAYTWIDANGGGSVVGVNNNTDFLRAISTGMVYGAATPIHRGRRQQLWLVTIVDSDERLVARGQVRLQNLEADS is encoded by the coding sequence ATGCAGCCACTGCCCGAAGCACCTTTCGACAAAGAACTCGGGCTGACGTTCACCGAAATCACCCCGGACGGCACCCGCGCCCACCTGGACGTCGCGCCCAAACTGCTGCAGCCCATGGGCATCGTGCACGGCGGGGTCTGGTGCTCGATGGTGGAGAGTCTGGCCAGCGTCGCCGCCTACACCTGGATCGACGCCAACGGCGGCGGCTCGGTCGTCGGCGTCAACAACAACACCGACTTCTTACGCGCGATCAGCACCGGAATGGTCTACGGCGCTGCGACACCAATTCATCGCGGACGACGACAGCAGCTGTGGCTGGTCACCATCGTCGACTCCGACGAGCGGCTCGTGGCTCGCGGCCAGGTTCGGTTGCAGAACCTCGAGGCCGACAGCTAA